A single window of Carettochelys insculpta isolate YL-2023 chromosome 13, ASM3395843v1, whole genome shotgun sequence DNA harbors:
- the SLC25A53 gene encoding solute carrier family 25 member 53, with product MGEKARLQHGGSERREEEERRWSSRSYNVGAIASFLSTLVTFPIYKTIFRQQIHAFSIQEAIQQLRHEGIRRFYRGVLPPLLSKTLQGTLLFGTHDSLLHLLTSNPSEPCTLGQRWTAGFLSGSVEALVLNPFERVQNVLQDGRKDARFPNACSILQEFNSYGLKERLVVGYYRGLSPVLLRNSLGSALYFSFKDPLRDSLAARGLPSWLPALVSGSVNGTVTCLVLYPLSVVIANMQSQVVGRDLLNLRESVWSVWELHGRKLTVLYRGGSLLVLRSCLTWGLTTAIHDFLKEDAAEKS from the coding sequence ATGGGGGAGAAGGCCAGGCTACAGCATGGAGGCTCtgagaggagggaggaggaagagagaagatGGAGCTCCAGGAGTTACAATGTAGGGGCCATTGCCAGCTTCCTTTCCACCCTCGTGACCTTTCCCATCTACAAGACCATCTTCCGCCAGCAGATCCATGCCTTCTCCATCCAGGAGGCCATTCAGCAGCTGCGCCATGAGGGCATCCGCCGCTTCTACCGGGGCGTCCTCCCACCGCTCTTGTCAAAAACACTCCAGggaactctcttgtttggcacccaTGACAGCTTGCTCCATCTGCTCACCAGCAACCCTTCCGAGCCGTGCACGCTGGGGCAGCGATGGACAGCAGGATTCCTGTCTGGCTCAGTGGAGGCCTTAGTCCTGAACCCCTTCGAGCGGGTCCAGAATGTCCTGCAGGATGGACGGAAAGATGCCAGGTTCCCAAACGCCTGCAGCATCCTTCAGGAATTCAACTCCTACGGTCTGAAGGAAAGGCTGGTTGTAGGCTACTACCGTGGCCTCAGTCCCGTCCTGCTGCGGAACAGCCTGGGTAGCGCGCTCTACTTCTCCTTTAAGGATCCCCTCCGTGACAGCTTGGCTGCCAGAGGCTTGcctagctggctccctgccctggtgtcTGGCAGTGTTAATGGGACGGTGACTTGCCTGGTGCTGTACCCGCTGAGCGTCGTCATTGCCAACATGCAGTcgcaagtggtggggagggatCTCCTCAACCTGCGGGAGTCAGTGTGGTCTGTCTGGGAGTTGCATGGAAGGAAGCTGACTGTTCTCTACCGGGGCGGCTCCCTTCTGGTCCTCAGGTCCTGCCTGACATGGGGCCTCACCACTGCCATCCATGACTTCCTGAAAGAGGATGCTGCAGAGAAGTCTTAA
- the PRPS1 gene encoding ribose-phosphate pyrophosphokinase 1 has translation MPNIKIFSGSSHQDLSQKIADRLGLELGKVVTKKFSNQETCVEIGESVRGEDVYIVQSGCGEINDNLMELLIMINACKIASASRVTAVIPCFPYARQDKKDKSRAPISAKLVANMLSVAGADHIITMDLHASQIQGFFDIPVDNLYAEPAVLKWIKENIAEWKNCTIVSPDAGGAKRVTSIADRLNVDFALIHKERKKANEVDRMVLVGDVKDRVAILVDDMADTCGTICHAADKLVSAGATKVYAILTHGIFSGPAISRINNACFEAVVVTNTIPQEDKMKHCPKIQVIDISMILAEAIRRTHNGESVSYLFSHVPL, from the exons ATGCCCAACATCAAGATCTTCAGCGGCAGCTCGCACCAGGACTTGTCTCAGAAAATCGCCGACCGCCTGGGCCTGGAGCTCGGCAAGGTGGTGACCAAGAAGTTCAGCAACCAGGAGACATG TGTGGAAATAGGTGAGAGTGTGCGTGGGGAGGATGTCTACATTGTACAGAGTGGCTGCGGTGAAATCAATGATAACCTGATGGAGCTTCTCATCATGATAAATGCCTGCAAGATTGCGTCAGCTAGCCGTGTCACCGCGGTCATACCCTGCTTCCCTTATGCTCGTCAGGACAAAAAGGATAAG AGTCGAGCCCCAATTTCTGCCAAGTTGGTCGCAAACATGCTATCTGTGGCAGGTGCGGATCACATCATCACCATGGACCTACATGCTTCTCAGATTCAG GGTTTTTTTGACATCCCTGTGGATAACTTATACGCAGAGCCTGCTGTACTGAAGTGGATTAAGGAAAACATTGCAGAATGGAAGAACTGTACTATTGTTTCACCAGATGCTGGTGGGGCAAAAAG agtaaCATCCATTGCAGATCGGCTGAATGTGGACTTTGCCCTCATTCACAAAGAACGAAAGAAGGCTAATGAGGTGGATCGCATGGTGCTGGTAGGCGATGTGAAAGACAGAGTGGCCATTCTGGTAGATGACATGGCAGACACCTGTGGCACCATCTGCCATGCAGCAGACAA GCTTGTGTCAGCTGGAGCCACCAAAGTCTATGCCATTCTAACTCATGGGATCTTCTCTGGGCCAGCCATCTCCCGGATCAACAATGCCTGCTTTGAGGCAGTTGTAGTCACAAATACAATACCACAAGAGGACAAGATGAAGCACTGCCCAAAAATCCAG GTGATTGACATCTCAATGATCCTCGCAGAGGCTATCAGGAGGACTCATAATGGGGAATCTGTTTCCTACCTTTTCAGCCATGTCCCTTTATAA